The Mytilus trossulus isolate FHL-02 chromosome 3, PNRI_Mtr1.1.1.hap1, whole genome shotgun sequence genome contains a region encoding:
- the LOC134710802 gene encoding uncharacterized protein LOC134710802, with product MADNINLEFTNKCQTDEQQQKNEEGGVQSAYLGNEEKKDSDDSVGKQKEDKGKDACSSNDDEYHVRDFNDFENKATPFAHFRVGRSGKFCTGEYYHHFIVIRIPNMSDETDEFTVAHFTSSAEILTEDSRGSGKFTCQTISRDDDHTLLGYGTAETPGLHLIKNPEYPKNDKDLNNAWKRLYERLGERDYQLSWNNCEHVVKYILTGKSSCKQVDENRCRADCFNFLIDSREVGLRAALLVSSLGAIAGSLVRRAYVTIIVAAIVSYSVGTLEQVPQCGNKIGANIIDEAETRIKVAESRPGIAEQSSKQHLNGTKQFLYNKFVCDLAGQLAEEAIFKTCGASLVVSVAMETIFLYYYVLHSLLPKRKNILCAKQFCRIVSLHVLGGYGSILLAVLCGYFGFLNLNRPALVYFLIVFL from the exons ATGGCTGATAATATCAACTTGGAGTTTACGAATAAATGCCAAACG GATGAACAGCAGCAAAAGAATGAAGAGGGAGGAGTCCAAAGTGCATATCTGGGaaatgaagaaaagaaagatagtGACGATAGTGTAGGAAAACAAAAAGAAGACAAGGGAAAAGATGCATGTAGCAGCAATGAT GACGAATATCATGTGAGAGATTtcaatgattttgaaaacaaagcAACACCGTTTGCACACTTCAGAGTAGGGAGAAGCGGCAAGTTTTGCACTGGAGAATATTATCACCACTTTATTGTTATAAGAATACCCAATATGAGTGATGAAACAGATGAATTCACAGTTGCCCATTTTACAAGTTCTGCAGAAATTTTAACTGAAGACAGCAGGGGATCCGGCAAATTTACATGTCAGACAATTTCAAGGGATGATGATCATACTCTGTTAGGATATGGTACAGCAGAAACACCAGGCTTACATTTGATTAAAAACCCTGAATATCCAAAGAATGATAAAGACTTAAACAACGCATGGAAACGCCTTTATGAACGACTTGGCGAACGAGATTACCAACTTTCCTGGAATAATTGTGAGcatgtcgtaaagtatattcttactggtaaaagttcatgtaAACAGGTGGATGAGAACCGATGTCGTgcagattgttttaattttttgatcGATTCGAGGGAAGTAGGATTAAGAGCGGCATTACTAGTATCATCATTAGGCGCTATTGCCGGTTCATTAGTTCGGCGTGCTTACGTCACAATTATTGTTGCTGCGATCGTCAGTTATAGTGTCGGGACGCTAGAACAGGTTCCTCAATGTGGCAATAAGATAGGAGCAAATATAATTGACGAAGCAGAGACAAGAATCAAGGTAGCGGAGTCAAGACCCGGAATTGCAGAACAAAGCAGCAAGCAGCATCTTAATGGAACAAAGCAGTTCTTGTATAATAAGTTTGTATGTGACTTGGCAGGACAGCTCGCAGAGGAagctatttttaaaacatgtggaGCTTCTCTGGTAGTATCGGTTGCTATGgaaacaatttttctttattattatgtgTTACATAGTTTACTTCCAAAACGCAAAAACATTCTTTGTGCTAAACAATTTTGTCGTATTGTGTCCTTGCACGTGTTAGGCGGATACGGTTCAATACTGTTAGCTGTTTTATGCGGATATTTCGGTTTCTTAAATTTGAATCGTCCTGcattggtatattttttaattgtatttttgtaa
- the LOC134710803 gene encoding cholecystokinin receptor-like gives MASAKIQDERLTEWNNNVMQYLIPNNVVLSLYLILGTIGNITVIVVYVFKMKVKRDDRFFIPVLATVDFIACLIGASYAFAWNLLPVKFKNEFACVALSFVSQGLTIVAASLLMIIAVQRYLKVCKPSFIFTQKMKYFCIILAFCFGCAFSVPIFFYYGVVEMYNPILNVTGYWCGQTVHYKEHFILHDISAAVFAFIASIVLIILYILIGKTIYQKFIKFHISIKQGKYTKTPSSSTEAESVEPVDKDNVHKSSRSRANSIEDLVDRDGYRRKLRRGSTDTLDQGRFYTIGQHFRTHRYSYMFMTITALFIIGYTPRLTLMILESLDPNFWNKPNETIAGLLFLYRLYLLNHAINPFIYTFFDTRFRKAVSEIFCSCCSTRKSMSL, from the coding sequence ATGGCGTCAGCAAAAATACAAGATGAACGTTTGACCGAATGGAACAACAATGTAATGCAATATTTGATTCCGAATAACGTTGTTTTATCTCTTTACCTGATACTAGGAACTATTGGAAATATAACTGTTATTGTggtatatgtttttaaaatgaaggTCAAAAGGGATGATAGATTTTTTATACCGGTGCTTGCGACCGTGGATTTTATAGCATGTCTCATTGGTGCATCGTATGCCTTTGCTTGGAACCTTTTACCGGTAAAGTTCAAAAACGAATTTGCATGTGTAGCACTCTCGTTTGTTTCTCAAGGATTAACAATTGTAGCTGCAAGTTTATTAATGATAATAGCAGTACAGCGTTACCTTAAAGTCTGTAAGCCATCGTTTATATTTAcacagaaaatgaaatatttttgtattattttggctttttgtTTCGGATGCGCATTCTCAGTTCCGATATTTTTCTATTATGGTGTGGTAGAAATGTACAATCCAATTCTTAATGTGACAGGATACTGGTGCGGACAAACGGTTCATTACAAAGAACACTTTATTCTTCATGATATAAGTGCTGCAGTATTTGCATTTATTGCTTCCATTGTTCTTATCATACTTTACATTTTGATTGGAAagacaatttatcaaaaatttataaaattccatATATCTATAAAACAGGGAAAGTATACCAAAACACCTAGTAGCTCTACAGAGGCTGAAAGTGTAGAACCGGTTGATAAAGATAACGTTCACAAGTCTTCAAGATCAAGAGCGAATAGCATCGAAGATCTCGTCGATCGCGATGGATACAGACGGAAACTAAGACGAGGCTCCACCGATACCCTTGACCAAGGACGTTTCTACACAATAGGACAACATTTTCGAACGCACAGATActcatacatgtttatgacaaTCACTGCACTGTTTATTATTGGATATACACCACGGTTAACACTGATGATTTTAGAAAGTCTTGATCCAAATTTTTGGAACAAACCTAATGAGACAATTGCCGGATTATTGTTCCTCTATAGGCTGTACCTTTTAAATCATGCTATAAATCCATTTATTTATACCTTTTTCGATACAAGATTTCGCAAGGCAGtttcagaaatattttgtaGTTGTTGCTCAACAAGAAAATCTATGTCTTTATGA
- the LOC134711550 gene encoding cholecystokinin receptor-like, protein MNKTDEEKLWEWNNEIAQIYIVNDIFLVIYIILGFFGNATVVVVYSFKMKSKRDDRYFIPYLAVVDLLACTTRSSFELAMNLLPVNFRGSILCKVLWFPVNVTSFSSMFLLLTISLQRYLKVCRPFGKQMTIKWKRFALAVTLISSFALSMPLNIWNQEIPVVNKALNITGYMCDAKLEGNIGAAFIIFVVCITVLALIIMFGMIIFNTLIGLTIYRQLKLERKRQQQVELTRHRQAVNRKTITTIPSHVSEQSEELTPSLMVNDESSTDMNTEKVDDKFNRNEELTPKQREKMEKKRMLSSHRYSYMFMVIATAFMLSYLPQFLLLFVGIGDNNFWVNRSNDELTIFSLIREMNVINNIVNPFVYGFFDRTFRQETKKFISSLKCW, encoded by the coding sequence ATGAATAAAACTGACGAAGAAAAGCTTTGGGaatggaataatgaaatagctcaaatatatattgtcaatgatatatttcttgtaatatatatcattttaggATTTTTTGGGAATGCAACTGTTGTAGttgtttatagttttaaaatgaaatcgAAACGGGACGATCGGTATTTCATTCCGTACCTTGCCGTAGTTGATCTTCTGGCTTGTACAACAAGATCATCATTCGAACTAGCCATGAATCTACTGCCAGTTAATTTCAGAGGCAGCATTCTGTGTAAAGTGCTTTGGTTTCCGGTCAATGTTACTTCATTTTCATCAATGTTCCTTCTTCTGACTATATCCCTTCAGAGATATTTAAAAGTATGCCGACCATTTGGAAAGCAAATGACAATCAAATGGAAAAGATTTGCTTTAGCAGTGACGTTAATTTCATCGTTTGCTCTTTCAATGCCTCTTAACATCTGGAATCAGGAGATACCAGTGGTAAATAAAGCGCTAAATATAACTGGATATATGTGTGATGCAAAACTTGAAGGAAACATAGGGGCtgcttttatcatatttgttgtCTGTATCACAGTTCTTGCCTTAATTATCATGTTCGGAATGATAATTTTCAATACTCTAATTGGTTTAACAATCTATAGACAGTTGAAACTGGAAAGAAAACGACAACAGCAAGTAGAACTAACGCGACATAGACAAGCTGTTAACAGGAAGACAATTACAACAATTCCAAGCCATGTATCAGAACAATCAGAAGAACTAACACCATCTTTGATGGTCAATGACGAATCTTCTACTGATATGAACACTGAAAAGGTGGACGATAAATTTAACAGAAATGAGGAACTAACACCAAAACAAAGagaaaaaatggaaaagaagCGAATGTTGTCCTCCCACAGATATTCTTATATGTTTATGGTTATCGCTACAGCTTTTATGTTGTCATATCTCCCGCAATTTCTCTTGCTTTTCGTAGGGATTGGTGATAACAATTTTTGGGTAAACCGATCAAATGATGAGTTAACGATATTTTCATTGATAAGAGAGATGAACGTGATTAATAATATCGTTAATCCTTTTGTTTATGGGTTTTTCGATAGAACATTTAGACAAGAAACAAAGAAGTTTATTTCTTCATTGAAATGCTGGTAA